In one window of Candidatus Hydrogenedentota bacterium DNA:
- a CDS encoding beta-lactamase family protein, whose product MSQLTRRHALKSLSLAAIAAALPARGAESAFPRVDPADEGVDPEKIAALLAFIDAEIAAGSMPGAILVAARHGGIFAEHYAGTYRDANGADNPVSAAAAHPLFSFSKGIAGTVAALVKQDGLIDFDAPVSRYIPEYTGGGKDGTTVRHLLTHAAGIPGESHGPVETEEQWNAYLAQLCVAEAIWKPGERTGYHGLSGMFLVAEIIRRVSDRRPWETICRERLFDPIGARFTFAPDPDRGPVAVAPGYFESIAPGKNGIGAHPAGGVFGTPEDMLRLLQMIVQGGTWNGRVLLQPETCGELLTVQYADQIAEAVAAGQAPAHEPWGIGWLVRGTAPRCDGGPWFGFGDGTSPTLFGHAGVDTVFGVGDPARDLAFVFLMTAKLKDAAESTRIRREVSNRLQAALIA is encoded by the coding sequence ATGTCCCAACTTACCCGCAGACACGCCCTGAAATCACTATCGCTCGCCGCAATCGCCGCAGCCCTGCCCGCCCGGGGCGCCGAGTCGGCCTTTCCGCGCGTCGATCCGGCGGACGAGGGAGTCGATCCCGAGAAGATCGCGGCCCTCCTGGCCTTTATCGACGCCGAAATCGCGGCGGGATCCATGCCGGGCGCCATACTGGTCGCGGCGCGCCACGGCGGGATCTTCGCCGAACATTATGCCGGTACGTACCGGGACGCCAATGGCGCGGACAACCCGGTCTCGGCCGCGGCGGCGCACCCGCTGTTCTCCTTTTCCAAGGGCATCGCCGGCACGGTCGCGGCCCTGGTGAAGCAGGACGGCCTGATCGATTTCGACGCGCCCGTGTCCCGGTACATTCCCGAGTACACCGGCGGCGGGAAGGACGGGACGACGGTGCGGCATCTGCTGACCCACGCGGCGGGCATCCCCGGCGAGAGCCACGGCCCGGTGGAGACGGAGGAACAGTGGAACGCCTACCTGGCCCAACTCTGCGTGGCGGAGGCCATCTGGAAGCCCGGCGAACGCACCGGCTACCACGGCCTTTCCGGCATGTTCCTTGTCGCCGAGATCATCCGGCGCGTTTCGGATCGCCGACCCTGGGAGACGATCTGCCGGGAGCGCCTCTTCGATCCCATCGGCGCGCGCTTCACCTTCGCGCCCGACCCGGACCGCGGCCCGGTGGCCGTGGCGCCCGGCTACTTTGAGTCCATCGCGCCCGGCAAAAACGGGATCGGCGCGCATCCCGCCGGCGGCGTGTTCGGGACGCCCGAGGACATGCTGCGCCTCCTGCAAATGATCGTGCAGGGCGGGACCTGGAACGGCCGCGTGCTGCTCCAGCCGGAAACGTGCGGGGAACTGCTTACTGTGCAGTACGCCGATCAGATTGCAGAGGCCGTCGCCGCCGGCCAGGCGCCCGCCCACGAACCGTGGGGCATCGGATGGCTCGTTCGCGGAACAGCCCCCCGCTGCGACGGCGGACCCTGGTTCGGCTTCGGCGACGGAACGTCCCCGACCCTCTTCGGGCACGCGGGCGTCGACACGGTGTTCGGCGTCGGCGATCCGGCCCGGGATCTCGCGTTCGTGTTCCTTATGACCGCCAAGCTGAAGGACGCGGCGGAATCGACACGTATCCGGCGCGAGGTGAGCAACCGGCTGCAGGCGGCGCTCATCGCGTAG
- a CDS encoding Stp1/IreP family PP2C-type Ser/Thr phosphatase: protein MNDLIPGAVAGPADGKNFEASWFGGYLQAQMLTDVGLKRQKNEDSCLICAPKDTALSDARGLFFSVADGMGGASAGEYASRMSLRAMHHAYYTGPEAAIPEALRDALEEANQHVFEEAEVNPDYAGMGTTVSAVLVFGCWAYIAQVGDSRVYLLRDGAGIHQITDDHSLVAEQVRNGVISEEEAENSSFKNLITRAVGIKPDVEVDLFAVRLRLGDTLLICSDGLSNMVPNREIASCLSDSDLKQGTRNVVELALENGGTDNVTAVTIRVTGNPPHSPLQPGAREITVAGGSFLQRLLAWFR from the coding sequence TTGAACGACTTAATCCCAGGCGCGGTGGCCGGCCCGGCGGACGGAAAGAATTTCGAGGCGTCGTGGTTCGGCGGCTATCTTCAGGCCCAGATGCTGACGGATGTGGGCCTGAAGCGCCAGAAGAACGAGGACTCGTGCCTTATCTGCGCGCCGAAGGACACAGCCCTGTCAGACGCGCGGGGCCTTTTTTTCTCAGTGGCGGACGGGATGGGGGGGGCGAGCGCGGGGGAGTACGCAAGCCGGATGTCGCTTCGCGCGATGCACCACGCGTACTACACTGGACCCGAGGCGGCCATCCCCGAAGCGCTGCGGGACGCGCTTGAGGAAGCGAACCAGCACGTTTTTGAGGAGGCGGAGGTAAACCCGGACTACGCCGGCATGGGGACGACGGTTTCGGCGGTATTGGTGTTCGGGTGCTGGGCGTACATTGCCCAGGTGGGGGACAGCCGGGTCTATCTGCTCCGGGACGGGGCGGGCATCCACCAGATCACGGACGACCACTCGCTGGTTGCGGAGCAGGTTCGCAACGGGGTCATCAGCGAGGAGGAAGCGGAGAACAGTTCCTTCAAGAACCTGATCACCCGCGCGGTGGGGATCAAGCCCGACGTGGAGGTTGATCTTTTTGCGGTTCGGCTCCGCCTGGGGGATACCCTGCTGATCTGTTCCGATGGCCTTTCAAACATGGTTCCCAACCGTGAAATCGCGTCGTGCCTTTCCGATAGCGACCTCAAGCAGGGCACGCGTAACGTGGTCGAATTGGCCCTGGAAAACGGGGGGACCGACAACGTGACCGCGGTGACGATCCGTGTGACGGGCAATCCGCCGCACAGCCCGCTGCAACCCGGCGCGCGCGAGATTACCGTGGCGGGCGGGAGTTTTCTCCAGCGGTTGCTCGCCTGGTTCCGGTAG
- the argB gene encoding acetylglutamate kinase has product MQELIEKAAVLIEALPYIRDFNGKTVVIKYGGAAMLDPELRRSTAEDIVLMKYVGMNPVIVHGGGPAINQMLKRVGIESRFNTHGLRITDDETISVVEMVLCGSVNKDIVSLLNTAGGGAVGLSGKDGNLLYAQKKMMPDGGDIGHVGEIIQVNTKVIDTLVAAGMVPVIAPLATDARGGVWNVNADTAAGEVAGALRAEKLVFMTDTPGLLRDVKNPDSLIHQLRRDEIPELRASGIIAGGMIPKVEACVGALTAGVRKTHIIDGRVSHSLLLEIFTRQGLGTLVSH; this is encoded by the coding sequence ATGCAGGAACTGATAGAAAAAGCGGCGGTGCTGATCGAGGCGCTGCCCTACATCCGCGATTTCAACGGCAAGACCGTCGTGATCAAGTACGGCGGCGCCGCCATGCTCGACCCGGAATTGCGCCGGAGCACCGCCGAAGACATCGTGCTGATGAAGTACGTCGGGATGAATCCCGTCATCGTCCACGGCGGCGGCCCCGCAATCAATCAGATGCTCAAACGCGTGGGCATCGAGTCGCGCTTCAATACCCACGGCCTCCGCATCACGGACGACGAAACCATTTCCGTCGTGGAAATGGTCCTGTGCGGCTCCGTGAACAAGGACATCGTCAGCCTCCTGAACACCGCCGGCGGCGGGGCCGTCGGCCTTTCCGGCAAGGACGGCAACCTGCTCTACGCCCAGAAGAAAATGATGCCCGACGGCGGCGACATCGGCCACGTCGGCGAGATCATCCAGGTGAACACCAAGGTCATCGACACGCTCGTGGCCGCCGGCATGGTCCCGGTTATCGCCCCGCTGGCGACCGACGCGCGCGGCGGCGTGTGGAACGTAAACGCCGATACCGCGGCTGGCGAGGTGGCCGGCGCCCTCCGCGCCGAGAAACTCGTCTTCATGACCGACACCCCCGGCCTGCTCCGGGATGTCAAGAACCCCGATTCCCTTATTCACCAGCTGCGGCGGGACGAGATCCCCGAGCTGCGCGCCTCCGGCATCATCGCCGGCGGCATGATTCCGAAAGTCGAGGCCTGCGTCGGCGCGTTGACCGCGGGCGTCCGCAAGACGCATATTATAGACGGGCGCGTTTCCCACAGCCTGCTCCTGGAAATCTTCACCCGCCAGGGGCTCGGCACGCTCGTAAGCCATTAA
- a CDS encoding thioredoxin family protein, whose product MVHAFRLFHVLIAIAALLAVSPVAAQGPEVKYSFAPETTEAAPGSTFRAAIQFTLNEGFHVNSHTPLESFYIPTVVEIAAENGFSAQQVVYPEHVLFNLEGEELAVYEHAFNIGLVIEVGADVAPGEYTLKGTFRYQACDDKMCFPPDTLELALPVTVGPGGAPQHADVIASITWSEAGSESAAPALDTEGGSDAAAPGPVAASGDWKALSDQFEVVAVAGYEGVGPFLAFLDAGLAGEAAPGAQGGFAGKSWGLILFLIVAGGLALNLTPCVLPLIPVNVAIIGAGARAGSRSRGFALGGAYGAGIALVYGLLGLAVMLSFATAFGTINANPWFNGLIAALFVVLGLAMFDVIQIDFTKFQAKLGVRKNENGSFAIAIFMGCVSALLAGACVAPVVISTILFAQDSYSQGNTLALALPFLLGVGMALPWPFVGAGLSVLPKPGMWMVRVKQAFGVFIIAFAIYYGYQAWTLMRVQAPVAGEVKEGWHTSLEGGLAEALESGKPVFLDFWATWCKNCLVMDDTTLKDPAVVEKLESFVKIKYQAEQPKTSPTKEIMEYYDVIGMPAYLVLQPKARNAGG is encoded by the coding sequence ATGGTACACGCGTTCCGCCTCTTTCATGTTCTTATCGCTATTGCCGCCCTGCTGGCGGTTTCGCCGGTCGCGGCCCAGGGGCCCGAGGTCAAGTACAGCTTCGCGCCCGAAACGACCGAGGCCGCGCCGGGGTCCACGTTCCGGGCCGCGATCCAGTTCACCCTGAACGAGGGCTTCCACGTCAATTCCCACACGCCGCTGGAGTCGTTCTACATTCCGACCGTGGTGGAGATCGCCGCCGAGAACGGGTTCTCCGCGCAGCAGGTCGTCTACCCGGAGCACGTGCTGTTTAACCTGGAGGGCGAAGAGCTGGCGGTATATGAGCATGCCTTCAATATCGGGCTTGTGATTGAGGTCGGCGCGGATGTGGCGCCGGGCGAGTACACGTTGAAGGGCACGTTCCGCTACCAGGCCTGCGACGACAAGATGTGCTTCCCGCCCGACACGCTGGAACTGGCGCTGCCGGTTACGGTGGGTCCGGGCGGCGCGCCGCAGCATGCGGACGTCATCGCGTCGATCACGTGGTCCGAGGCGGGGAGCGAATCGGCGGCCCCGGCTTTGGACACCGAGGGCGGTTCGGATGCGGCGGCTCCCGGGCCGGTTGCGGCGTCGGGCGACTGGAAGGCGCTTTCGGATCAATTTGAGGTGGTTGCGGTGGCCGGCTACGAGGGCGTCGGGCCTTTCCTGGCGTTTCTCGACGCGGGCCTGGCGGGTGAGGCCGCGCCCGGGGCGCAGGGCGGCTTCGCGGGCAAGAGCTGGGGCCTGATCCTTTTTCTGATTGTGGCGGGCGGGCTGGCGCTGAACCTGACGCCGTGCGTGTTGCCGTTGATACCGGTGAACGTGGCGATCATCGGCGCGGGCGCGCGTGCGGGATCGCGCAGCCGCGGTTTCGCGCTTGGCGGGGCCTATGGGGCGGGCATCGCGCTGGTGTACGGCCTGCTCGGGCTGGCGGTCATGCTGAGCTTCGCGACCGCCTTCGGGACGATTAACGCCAACCCCTGGTTCAACGGGCTGATCGCCGCGCTGTTTGTGGTTCTCGGCCTGGCGATGTTCGATGTGATCCAGATCGACTTCACCAAGTTCCAGGCGAAACTCGGCGTGCGTAAGAACGAGAACGGCAGCTTCGCGATAGCCATTTTCATGGGATGCGTCTCCGCGCTGCTTGCGGGGGCGTGTGTGGCGCCGGTGGTTATCTCCACGATCCTCTTCGCGCAGGACAGCTACAGCCAGGGGAATACACTGGCGCTCGCGCTCCCGTTTCTGCTGGGGGTGGGCATGGCGCTTCCGTGGCCCTTTGTGGGCGCGGGGCTTTCCGTACTGCCGAAACCGGGCATGTGGATGGTGCGGGTCAAGCAGGCGTTCGGGGTCTTTATCATCGCGTTCGCCATCTATTACGGCTACCAGGCGTGGACGCTCATGCGCGTGCAGGCGCCGGTTGCGGGTGAAGTGAAGGAAGGGTGGCATACGAGCCTCGAAGGCGGGCTGGCCGAAGCGCTGGAAAGCGGCAAGCCGGTGTTTCTCGATTTCTGGGCGACGTGGTGCAAGAACTGCCTGGTGATGGACGACACGACGCTGAAGGATCCGGCGGTGGTGGAGAAGTTGGAGTCGTTCGTGAAGATCAAGTACCAGGCGGAACAGCCGAAGACTTCGCCGACCAAAGAGATCATGGAGTACTACGATGTGATCGGGATGCCGGCGTACCTGGTGCTTCAGCCGAAGGCGCGAAACGCGGGGGGCTGA
- a CDS encoding MotA/TolQ/ExbB proton channel family protein → MSESATVPFELISQGGILMWPIMFCSCVALAIIIDRFRFLRRATIDTREFMDTMRQVLRQNRIQEAIQICDDTDAPVARIMKAGILKKSRPKEEIREAIEDAGNLELPHLERHLSALATCANIAPLLGLLGTVSGMIKAFAQIQNKRGQVNPADLAEGIGNALVTTAAGLAVAIPILVVYNWLVTRVDNMVVEMEISSAELVELLTRHQGEREI, encoded by the coding sequence TTGTCCGAATCAGCGACCGTACCATTTGAATTGATCTCGCAGGGCGGCATTCTGATGTGGCCCATTATGTTCTGCTCCTGCGTGGCCCTGGCGATCATTATCGACCGCTTCCGATTCCTGCGGCGCGCCACCATCGATACCCGCGAGTTCATGGACACCATGCGCCAGGTCCTCCGCCAGAACCGCATCCAGGAAGCCATCCAGATCTGCGACGACACGGACGCGCCGGTCGCGCGCATCATGAAGGCCGGCATTCTCAAGAAGAGCCGCCCCAAGGAGGAGATCCGCGAAGCCATCGAAGACGCCGGTAACCTGGAGCTTCCCCACCTGGAGCGCCACCTCTCCGCCCTGGCCACATGCGCGAACATCGCGCCGCTCCTCGGCCTGCTCGGCACCGTCTCCGGCATGATCAAGGCCTTCGCCCAAATTCAGAACAAGCGCGGCCAGGTGAATCCCGCCGACCTCGCCGAGGGCATCGGCAACGCGCTCGTCACCACGGCGGCCGGCCTCGCCGTCGCCATCCCCATCCTCGTGGTCTACAATTGGCTCGTCACCCGCGTCGACAATATGGTCGTAGAAATGGAAATCAGCTCCGCGGAGCTCGTGGAACTGCTGACCCGCCACCAGGGCGAACGCGAGATTTAA
- the argJ gene encoding bifunctional glutamate N-acetyltransferase/amino-acid acetyltransferase ArgJ, translating to MKIIGGGVCAPQGFQASGFNADIKGKGSDKLDCALVASQAPAVMAGAFTTNLLKAPPLQWTEGVCIRGAGRAVLINSGNANACTGAQGVADAQRTAEQVCLGLEIPITEVAVLSTGVIGVPLPMDRIVRGVNGCVQALSEAGHENAARAIMTTDTVPKEMAVEIPLSGGPVRLGAMAKGSGMIAPNMATMIAVITTDARIEPDDLRALLRACVDRSFNCMCVDNDMSTSDAALCIANGAAMAEPLRPGTPDFEAFGEALEQLCVALAKALVRDGEGATKFIEIQVAGAEDDNDAKTVARSIAHSQLCKTAFFGEDANWGRIACAAGYSGADFSPEHLRISIGDVAVVHDGLPTLFDEAAAKAVMSKPEITVSVSLGDGPGAATFWTSDLSHDYVSINADYRT from the coding sequence ATGAAGATTATCGGAGGCGGGGTGTGCGCCCCGCAGGGCTTCCAGGCCTCGGGATTCAACGCCGATATCAAGGGCAAGGGCTCGGACAAGCTCGACTGCGCCTTGGTGGCCAGCCAGGCCCCCGCGGTTATGGCCGGCGCCTTTACCACCAACCTGCTGAAGGCGCCGCCGCTCCAGTGGACTGAGGGCGTCTGCATTCGCGGGGCCGGGCGGGCGGTGCTCATCAACAGCGGCAACGCGAACGCGTGCACCGGCGCGCAGGGCGTCGCCGATGCGCAGCGCACCGCCGAGCAGGTCTGCCTCGGCCTCGAAATTCCGATCACCGAGGTGGCCGTGCTGAGCACGGGCGTCATCGGCGTGCCGCTGCCCATGGATCGCATCGTCCGCGGCGTGAACGGCTGCGTCCAGGCCCTCTCGGAGGCCGGCCACGAAAACGCCGCGCGCGCCATCATGACCACGGACACCGTGCCCAAGGAAATGGCGGTGGAGATCCCGCTCTCGGGCGGCCCGGTGCGGCTTGGAGCCATGGCGAAGGGTTCCGGCATGATCGCGCCCAACATGGCCACCATGATCGCCGTCATCACCACCGACGCCCGAATCGAACCCGACGACCTGCGGGCGCTCCTCCGCGCCTGCGTCGATCGTTCCTTCAACTGCATGTGCGTGGACAACGACATGAGCACGTCGGACGCCGCCCTCTGCATCGCCAACGGGGCCGCCATGGCGGAGCCACTCCGGCCGGGCACGCCCGACTTTGAGGCCTTCGGCGAGGCCTTGGAGCAGCTCTGCGTGGCGCTCGCCAAGGCGCTCGTCCGGGACGGTGAAGGGGCCACCAAATTCATCGAGATCCAGGTGGCCGGCGCGGAAGACGACAACGACGCAAAGACCGTGGCGCGCAGCATCGCGCATTCCCAGCTCTGCAAGACCGCCTTCTTTGGCGAGGACGCGAACTGGGGGCGGATCGCGTGCGCCGCGGGCTATTCCGGCGCGGATTTCTCGCCCGAACACCTCCGGATCTCTATCGGCGACGTCGCCGTCGTGCACGATGGCCTGCCCACGCTGTTTGACGAAGCGGCGGCCAAGGCGGTCATGAGCAAGCCCGAGATCACCGTCTCCGTATCGCTCGGGGACGGCCCCGGCGCGGCGACCTTCTGGACCTCCGACCTGAGCCACGACTACGTGTCCATTAACGCGGACTACCGCACCTGA
- the argC gene encoding N-acetyl-gamma-glutamyl-phosphate reductase — translation MIRAGIVGVTGYGGRELFRLLHPHPEVDVVAAVSSSAAGQRLDAVLPQFRALTNLELTAFDPDALAAACDVVFVGVPGAESMAMVRALRGAGVRVIDIGPDFRLKDTAKFKQYYKHDHGAPELLPEAVYGYVPMSRDALPGASLVAVPGCYPISILTPLRPLLGAPIDPRSIVINAVSGVSGAGRSPSEAFHFPEMNENLKAYKVGVHQHIPEIEQALDHTWTVQYTPHVVSITRGIHTTIVLRPERDFDPAPYYACYDREPFVRVLGEGVLPEVKYVKGSNFIDFGWVRDARTGNLLLLSAIDNLVGGTAGMAVQCMNLMFGVEETTGLRAGGLAP, via the coding sequence ATGATTCGTGCTGGCATAGTTGGCGTAACGGGATACGGCGGGCGGGAGCTCTTCCGGCTGCTCCATCCCCATCCGGAAGTGGATGTGGTCGCGGCGGTTTCCTCGAGTGCGGCTGGGCAGCGGCTGGACGCGGTGCTCCCGCAGTTCCGCGCCCTGACCAACCTGGAATTGACCGCGTTTGACCCCGATGCCCTGGCCGCCGCCTGCGACGTGGTCTTCGTCGGCGTGCCCGGCGCGGAATCCATGGCCATGGTGCGCGCGTTGCGCGGCGCGGGCGTCCGCGTGATCGACATCGGCCCCGACTTCCGGCTGAAGGACACCGCGAAGTTCAAGCAATACTACAAGCACGATCACGGCGCCCCGGAATTGCTCCCGGAAGCCGTCTACGGCTATGTGCCCATGAGCCGCGACGCGCTGCCCGGGGCCTCCCTGGTGGCCGTCCCCGGTTGCTACCCGATCAGCATCCTCACCCCGCTCCGGCCGCTCCTCGGCGCGCCCATTGACCCGAGGTCCATCGTGATCAACGCGGTTTCCGGCGTGAGCGGCGCGGGACGATCACCGTCGGAAGCCTTCCATTTCCCGGAGATGAATGAGAACCTGAAGGCCTACAAGGTCGGCGTGCACCAGCACATCCCGGAGATCGAGCAGGCGCTGGATCACACGTGGACCGTGCAATATACGCCCCACGTGGTCTCCATCACGCGCGGGATTCACACGACCATCGTCCTCCGCCCCGAAAGGGATTTCGACCCGGCGCCATATTACGCCTGCTACGACCGCGAGCCCTTTGTCCGCGTTCTTGGCGAGGGCGTGCTTCCCGAAGTGAAATACGTCAAGGGCTCCAATTTCATCGATTTCGGCTGGGTGCGCGACGCGCGCACCGGCAACCTCCTGCTCCTTTCCGCCATCGACAACCTCGTCGGCGGCACGGCCGGCATGGCGGTGCAGTGCATGAACCTGATGTTTGGCGTGGAAGAAACGACCGGCCTCCGGGCGGGAGGGCTCGCCCCATGA
- the hemB gene encoding porphobilinogen synthase, translated as MFPMTRMRRLRRNETFRRMVRETELSVSDLILPLFVRPGSGVRNPIASMPGQHQLSVDTLVEEAKAIRDLGIPAIILFGIPKLKDALGSQAYASDAIVCRAVEAVKKACPELCVITDVCMCEYTDHGHCGAIQENRDGKPDVDNDQTLELLVREALAHAEAGADMVAPSDMMDGRVGEIRMALDDEGFNDIPVMAYSAKFASAFYGPFRDAAESPPSFGDRRSYQMDPANLNEAMREIELDIDEGADIVMVKPALPYLDVIRWAADNFDLPIAAYNVSGEYAMIKAAGANGWIDEKKAAMESLLAIKRAGAKLILTYWARDAARWLAEG; from the coding sequence ATGTTCCCGATGACCCGCATGCGCCGGCTCCGCCGCAACGAGACCTTCCGCCGGATGGTTCGCGAGACCGAGCTTAGCGTTTCCGACTTGATTCTGCCGCTCTTCGTCCGCCCCGGAAGCGGCGTGCGCAACCCGATCGCCTCCATGCCCGGTCAGCACCAGCTTTCGGTCGATACCCTCGTGGAGGAGGCGAAGGCAATCCGTGATCTGGGAATTCCCGCGATTATTCTCTTTGGCATTCCCAAGCTGAAGGATGCGCTGGGATCCCAGGCCTACGCGAGCGACGCCATCGTGTGCCGCGCGGTAGAGGCGGTGAAGAAGGCGTGTCCCGAGCTGTGCGTCATTACGGATGTCTGCATGTGCGAGTACACCGATCACGGCCACTGCGGGGCTATCCAGGAGAATCGCGACGGCAAGCCCGACGTGGACAACGACCAGACCCTGGAGCTGCTCGTGCGCGAGGCCCTGGCCCACGCCGAGGCCGGCGCGGACATGGTCGCGCCGTCCGACATGATGGACGGGCGCGTCGGCGAAATTCGGATGGCGTTGGACGACGAAGGCTTTAACGACATCCCCGTGATGGCCTACAGCGCCAAATTCGCCTCGGCCTTCTACGGGCCGTTCCGGGACGCCGCGGAATCGCCGCCCAGCTTCGGCGATCGGCGGTCGTACCAGATGGACCCGGCGAACCTGAACGAGGCGATGCGCGAGATCGAACTGGACATCGACGAGGGCGCGGACATCGTGATGGTAAAGCCCGCGCTGCCCTACCTGGACGTGATCCGCTGGGCCGCCGACAATTTCGACCTCCCGATTGCGGCGTACAACGTCTCCGGCGAATACGCGATGATCAAGGCGGCCGGAGCGAACGGCTGGATCGACGAGAAGAAGGCCGCGATGGAGTCGTTGCTGGCGATCAAGCGCGCGGGCGCCAAGCTCATCCTCACGTATTGGGCGCGGGACGCCGCGCGCTGGCTCGCGGAAGGCTGA
- a CDS encoding biopolymer transporter ExbD codes for MKFKRNNKRRIVANVEMTPLIDVVFQLLIFFMLSSTFVVQTSIPIEIPKAPGANKLEVKDVDIFLRPGVGGPDNGGEIIVRGGDLQEDIQISEWAELSEFLSVIAERKPDALVLIYADDQTPSGRLVRVFGIANSVGIEKYGVAAESPGDV; via the coding sequence ATGAAGTTCAAACGGAACAACAAGCGGCGCATCGTGGCCAACGTGGAAATGACGCCCCTGATCGACGTCGTGTTCCAGTTGCTGATCTTCTTCATGCTCTCTTCCACCTTCGTCGTGCAGACCTCAATCCCCATCGAAATCCCGAAGGCCCCCGGCGCGAACAAGCTCGAAGTAAAGGACGTCGATATCTTTCTGCGACCCGGGGTTGGCGGCCCCGATAACGGGGGTGAGATCATTGTAAGGGGTGGTGATTTGCAGGAGGACATTCAGATTTCTGAGTGGGCCGAACTCTCGGAGTTTCTTTCTGTCATTGCCGAACGAAAGCCCGATGCCTTGGTCCTGATATACGCAGACGATCAAACTCCATCCGGTCGCCTCGTCAGGGTGTTCGGTATTGCCAACAGTGTTGGGATTGAAAAGTATGGAGTCGCCGCCGAATCGCCGGGCGACGTGTAG
- the ilvC gene encoding ketol-acid reductoisomerase, which translates to MLIDFGGVKEDVVTRKEFTMAKAKKVLKGETIAVIGYGVQGPAQALNMRDNGFNVIVGLREGSKESWKRAQKDGWKKGENLFTTEEALERATVIQYLVSDAAQKAYWPTLKKHLKTGDALYFSHGFSITYKEHTKVIPPADVDVIMVAPKGSGTSVRRNYLAGVGINSSYAVFQDATGRATERCLALGIALGSGYLFPTTFESEVYSDLTGERGILMGALAGVMEAQYEVLRKNGHSPAEAFNETVEELTQSLIRLVDENGMDWMFANCSATAQRGALDWAPKFKKATLPVFKELYKRVKNGEECKRVLRATGGKDYKEKLDQELTELRNSEMWRAGAASRSLRPNVPEAQRIKSTAGVAGRGKN; encoded by the coding sequence ATGTTAATCGATTTTGGCGGGGTGAAGGAAGACGTCGTAACGCGCAAAGAGTTTACGATGGCCAAGGCCAAGAAGGTCCTGAAGGGCGAGACCATCGCGGTAATCGGCTACGGCGTCCAGGGACCGGCCCAGGCCCTCAACATGCGCGACAACGGCTTCAATGTGATTGTGGGCCTGCGCGAGGGATCGAAGGAGAGCTGGAAGCGCGCGCAGAAAGACGGCTGGAAGAAGGGCGAGAATCTTTTCACGACCGAAGAGGCGCTGGAGCGCGCAACGGTTATCCAGTACCTGGTGTCGGACGCGGCGCAGAAAGCCTACTGGCCCACGCTGAAGAAGCACCTGAAGACGGGCGACGCCCTGTACTTCTCCCACGGCTTCTCGATCACGTACAAAGAGCATACCAAGGTCATCCCGCCGGCGGACGTGGACGTGATCATGGTGGCCCCGAAGGGTTCGGGCACCTCGGTGCGCCGCAACTACCTGGCGGGCGTGGGGATTAATTCCAGCTACGCGGTCTTCCAGGACGCGACCGGGCGCGCGACGGAGCGCTGCCTGGCGCTCGGGATCGCGCTGGGCTCGGGCTACCTGTTCCCGACGACCTTCGAGAGCGAAGTCTACAGCGACCTCACGGGCGAGCGCGGCATCCTGATGGGCGCGCTGGCGGGCGTGATGGAGGCGCAGTATGAAGTGCTCCGAAAGAACGGCCACAGCCCGGCGGAAGCCTTCAACGAGACGGTCGAAGAGCTCACCCAGAGCCTGATCCGCCTGGTGGACGAGAACGGCATGGACTGGATGTTCGCGAACTGCTCGGCGACGGCGCAGCGCGGCGCGCTGGACTGGGCCCCGAAGTTCAAGAAGGCGACGCTGCCGGTGTTCAAGGAACTCTACAAGCGCGTGAAGAACGGCGAGGAGTGCAAGCGGGTTCTTCGCGCGACGGGCGGCAAGGACTACAAGGAAAAGCTGGACCAGGAACTGACCGAACTGCGCAACAGCGAGATGTGGCGCGCCGGCGCGGCGTCGCGTTCGCTTCGCCCGAACGTGCCCGAAGCACAGCGCATCAAGTCGACGGCGGGCGTGGCCGGCCGCGGCAAGAACTGA